The Bactrocera dorsalis isolate Fly_Bdor chromosome 3, ASM2337382v1, whole genome shotgun sequence genomic interval AGGGactaatttcaacttttttaaccACTTATTTTCTACGCTAGGTCTCTTTGAAAATACACTGGGACACATAGGACCCGTTCGGATCGAAAGGGTTAAGCGATTGTATAAATGTACTCCTCTTTCTGGTATTCGGTCCAGAAACGCTGCGAACCCACTCTCTTAACTGCATATCAAGCCATAAACTACAATTAGATCCTAGAAAGATAGCTGATATAGTATTTTGTGCGCTGCGCAATACGATCTCCTAAACTCTAACTGttcttcatttcatttcttttttaagttttaaattaagtaattttgtataaatgtttatttcgacgtttttgttgcaataatcagatgttttgtattatttcttgtTGTGTGAATTTAAAGTTTAATGTGTCTAATTTTTAACTTCCCGACCTAGTTCCAAGCAAACAATGTTTACCGCCGCTACACTGAACGTTCTACGTATTTCGCACTTCATCTTATAGAACATTTTTGTCTGTCTATGGTCTAAGAGCACAAGTCCTTCTAATATTCTAAAGACTCGAGGCATTACACCTATCTTTGCGTAGGTAAGGACTTCTCATAAAAACCGTACTTGATAAAAGTTGGACAGAATCGATAAAAGTCGGGCTTAtcttatataattatgtatttattccGTTCACTGCATATTATTCTTAGTCAATAATTTAGTCAAACTAACAACGAACCCTTCATACTAAATGgtatatttaataacattcTCATACCAAGATTTCAAGTCCGTGTTACATCAAACTTTTTGATACAAAATTTAGCAAAtgtctttctttttttctacaTCTGTCCCAACAGTTCTGTTAGAAAGCAAAATAACAATGAGGGAAGGAGTAAGTAAgaacattgcctacatttaggcgtacTGCTACATTGAAATTAACTTAATGTTGAATATCTATCTGACGTTCAGCAGTTGTCCGTGCGGGTCATAGctggagtaaaaattgagatatgttAACTAAATGTTGATAATTGGGATTATGCAAAACGGACACGGCAGTACCAACTGTCTATAAAACCTCAGCATCCCCTCGaccaattttaaccaaatttggtaaatgTTAGCTACATTCTTATAATGTAGCATAAAAATGGGCGCACGCATGCTTTTCGTTTAACTCACCGCAATTTCGAGCAGATTCCTCAACTTTgtaatacaaaaagttttattgGAGATGATAGAACTAAAATAGTTATGTCAAGGTGTGACAAGtttcttgcaaaaaatattgatttcagACTGTACCTTCTCAAGCCACAGATATCTAAAGTAAAAAGCAATTAATCTATATCTggatttataaagaaaatatcggCGAATTCGTAAGATGTATCCatgaaactatatttttctgTGATTGATAGGTATTTATCTTAAAACCCTTAAACTTGTTATAACGATTTTCGAACTACTATTGATCTTATGTCGTATACTATATCTAGCATTACAAAAAAATCTTCACAAAGTCAAGGAAaagtaaaatcttaaatatatCGGTTGGTGCCGAGAATAAGTAAATTCGAACCACTCTAGTGCTCATACACAACttataatgtttatttttacttagtGATTTTTATAGTGGATACTCGTACATAGGTCAATAATGTGTTATCTTAccaataacgggtgatccaagtagaggtactttttttaataggcttttttgacagatcacgtaaCATGtggacgaagagcaatctgaagagattgaAGAGCTGCTTTTTCATTctgaaaaaacaacggtttgatggGGTTTATAGGCTGGTGGATCGCCATCGGTGAGAATGCGAACGTTATCGCACCATGTTTACCGACtaattgatgcctgaaattgtagctcgtgatcttggcgatAATCTCTTGTAAATATTTCCACGTTTTAGGTCGGTCAATTGACCACACAGATCGTGTgttatcacaccgttagacttttttctgagggaatatgtaaagtctaaagtctatgtcgagaatcccacttcgattcaggccttggagcgaAACATCGCGTATGTCAATCagcagttaccagtcgaaatgctcgaaagagtcaacgaaagttggactcaacggatgaaccatctgagtcGTAGCCGCGGCCAGCATTTGAAAGAGGTAATCTTGAAAACATAAATGCCAatgaatattctttcgaatgatgacaaacattctccattaaatttgaagtttcagtgttttttctttaaaaaggtacCCTTCATTCTTctaaatggatcaccctttaaatataaaaaagaagttcAAAGTGCTATGAAATGTTGAAATTCACAGGAAATTTTTTACTCTGCTTAAAAAGGAATTCTCACTCCATAAATAAAGGAGAGTGCACTACTTAACCTATAAAGGCCTGGCTCTCATTCAGCATAATCCTACCTACCTACATACAAAGGGCTGCCactaaatttttatacattttttgttaagaatcAGATTAAATTTTGGTAGACAATTTTCTAGCGAAATGTCTTCGTGTATTTCTAAGAGTCTATGTTTTTTTACATGCCTTAAGGATAATTGGTACAAAAGCGAGCAAATTTCATAATGTTCAAAGTTTCGAAAGCAAAGAGTAGTTCTAGTAGCTTTAAAGCTATCATGGGCATTGACTTTGAAAACGTGAGTGAGACTTAATAAATCGTACCAAAGTGGCAACGCTAAGTTAAACTTCAGAGAGCGCTGAGAAATTCTTTCGGTGACAGAGCGGAAGTGCAGTTAGTTTGTTTCAACAGGTTAATGTGAAATAGCTGTAATGGAAATGATTGCTTTCACTGTTCACATATGAACAAAATTATTGGACGTCTGCCTGCAAACACATATTCATAGTCACTCAGAAATTTAGTCTAGCACTGTTCTAAAAAAGTACCTAATAATGTCTAATCACTCTAATTCGTCAAGgtatatttcaattttcaatacacaaataagttttgaactctcatttatcattttctttaaaatagagACGTCTGCAACTGCAGGTTTTACAATCAAAGCGGCATTGAAGTGCCGACACATATATTCGCAGAAGACCTGCTGCCAGGCCGTCCTATAATAGAAGATCTTCCATTTAGACATCGACTATTGCTATACCCGAAATACGACAACGAAATCAATCCGGAGGAGGGCAAATCTCGCGCTGAAAAAAGTATGGAATATAATGAAGTAGACGAGCAGAGAAGAAAggatggcagaacattcatgcATATTGGACCGAATGGCACCCTCATATCGAAGTTAGAATTCTACACTATTCTATGGGATTCATTGGAGGCCTGCACACAATCACTCTTGACGATATTATTCGATTATGATACGCTGGCAACACACTCGGTGCCCGGCAAACTATCGTCGAAACATCAACAACCGAGCGGTATACCCAAGCTGCCACTGGATCCATTGCAAATcaaagatattatattttttgtgaagaaaCGCTTTCAATGCAAGGAAAGAGAAGTTCGTAAGGCGATCATCAAAAAATGCATGAACGTGGCAGAGGCGGGGTACCGCTCTAAGTGGTTGGGACTATACCCATCAGTTTAATAGAACTAACTTAACGTAATGTCATTTATGGAAATAATCCTTGTGTGGCAACTGTGCGTGCAAAGGACTAACTTTTCATAGTTGGTTTTACTAGCAAAATTTCTTCTGACGAGTTCATTTACCCAAGTAaattgttattctaaaatattcgccggaaaatttttaaaaatatttcatgagTTCAgatttgtagaaaaattatttttgaaacaaagtaACAATAAATACGGGACAGACCGAtcattaagtaaaattaaagcaaattttatctgattttacttattttagttCTTTACTTCTTGAGTTTGGCAATTCCACGAAGAACATAAGATGTTGACAGAAAATGCAAAGTGGCAAAGGGTTTTGTATAAATGTCATATAAtttcggtctgaaattttgtacacgttcttttctccccaagagtCAACTTTTCTGCCcgacaaactgaacaatcaaaacgAAGATAGAaatctttttataaaattttatgcttaaagaaatacacctgtgaagagTATTACAGTTTTGCTTCACATTCTTAAAAGCAAGATAGAGTTACCATATGTTCAAAATTTTCAGGGTAAAAAAGCTTGAAATATCTATaggaaatattttaaagcaatattataatatgattgttaacttgaaaatatttaagttatttcaaACGCTCCTCAAATGACTAGACCATTTCATTCAACTACgttatggaaataaataaagtgatGTATGAAATGTTGccacaaattgataaaaataataaaattaaacaacaatTATTAGACCAAagtcgaaaatttttgaaaccaaagaaataaaactaggatgaaaattattgaaaaagaaagttCATATAAAAAAGGAGGGTAAAATTATGTACGGGTGGTCTCTGGTCGGGAAGTGGTTGGGAAAGGGGTGGTTGAGATAAGTGTTAGACCATATGTGCGGAATTAAATTCTGCGTGAAAGTCGGTAAATCACCGACAGAAACGTTTGAtttgatcaagcaggcttatccagatgttgctttagcaagaagtgatgTGTTTCGGTAGCACCacgcctttttggagggccgagaAGAGGTCGTTGTCTTCCTCgcccaaaaaagggaagaatgagaacatccaaagtgaaaacgattgTTTTTTTAACATCAATGGCATCGTTCACCATTAATTTTTCCCTCCtgaacaaaccgtcaacgccaagttttacgtggaagtcctcaagagactc includes:
- the LOC105229664 gene encoding early boundary activity protein 2; this encodes MSNHSNSSRDVCNCRFYNQSGIEVPTHIFAEDLLPGRPIIEDLPFRHRLLLYPKYDNEINPEEGKSRAEKSMEYNEVDEQRRKDGRTFMHIGPNGTLISKLEFYTILWDSLEACTQSLLTILFDYDTLATHSVPGKLSSKHQQPSGIPKLPLDPLQIKDIIFFVKKRFQCKEREVRKAIIKKCMNVAEAGYRSKWLGLYPSV